From the Pseudoalteromonas tunicata genome, one window contains:
- a CDS encoding M16 family metallopeptidase yields the protein MAPTVQSVAANTQVKSGSDKVFSQNYVLEELPNGLRVMIVKTDYPDVVSLQIPVSVGSRNEVEAGKTGFAHFFEHMMFKGSEKYPQDVYSDILKNSGVDNRAYTTNDYTNYHLNFSKEHLDKVLEIEADIFQNLTYTEEQFRTEALTVKGEYLKNNASPIRKLLSAVRNEAFEQHTYKHTTMGFFKDIEAMPDQSAYGKEFFKKFYKPEYVSLVIVGDVDPHATMKMVKKHWGNWQKGNYVADIPVEPKQQAAKYIHEKNDGLPGHWLLVSYKGTAWQPKQKDRAALDLISQLYFSNNSALYQDLVVDKQIASQMFTYNAETKDPGLLHVFVKVEKEQDLAVVRDAINQTYAKARTELVDADKLASLKSNLKYSFVGGLDSSEAIASTLATYMHFERDPEVINDLYATADAISAQDIKDIANKYFVDEARTTVTMSDLASIKGFEQEVNLNALVAELNNKPTDVAFNVLDKSNDSPLVDVNFLFYTGAAADPVGKKGLAALTVNLLANGGSQSRSYQDIKQAMYPIAGSFDGQLDKEMISLRGRVHKDNAAAWYALVSDQLLNPGFREDDFKRLKKEQIDGLKSGLKAANDEELGKEVLYHKLYQGHAYESYNYGDLSDLESITLDDVKAFYRAEFTQAKLNLGITGSLPSAVKSKMLQDLSRLPKGNEKRLNIEDAPKLVGRHATIVEKTAQSTAVSFGFPIETIRSDKDWAALWLVRSYFGEHRSSNSFLYERIRQVRGMNYGDYSYIEYFPRGSSQTKPDANLGRSEQIFQVWLRPLRSNNDAHFATRTAMFELDKLIKAGMSKENFEATRNFLVNFVPQLVASQDRQLGYALDSQFYQTDEFVSYVRKQLSSLTVDDVNRVIRDNLQTDNIQFVFVTGDGKDMAKRLTTEQASPLKYNSDKPAALINEDRIIESYPLKLNKKQVEVLDIEKVFL from the coding sequence ATGGCGCCAACCGTGCAGTCTGTTGCTGCCAATACTCAAGTTAAAAGCGGCAGTGATAAAGTATTCTCACAAAACTATGTACTAGAAGAACTCCCTAATGGTTTGCGTGTGATGATTGTTAAAACCGATTATCCTGATGTTGTTTCATTGCAAATTCCTGTATCGGTTGGTTCACGTAATGAAGTTGAAGCGGGTAAAACGGGTTTTGCTCATTTTTTTGAACACATGATGTTTAAAGGCTCTGAAAAATACCCACAAGATGTTTACTCTGATATTTTGAAAAATTCAGGGGTCGATAACCGTGCTTACACTACCAACGACTATACCAACTATCATCTCAATTTCTCAAAAGAGCATTTAGATAAAGTACTTGAAATAGAAGCGGATATTTTCCAAAACCTGACTTATACGGAAGAGCAGTTCCGCACCGAAGCTTTAACCGTAAAAGGCGAATACTTAAAAAATAATGCGAGCCCAATTCGTAAGTTGTTATCTGCAGTGCGAAATGAAGCGTTCGAACAGCATACTTATAAACACACCACTATGGGCTTTTTTAAAGATATTGAAGCCATGCCAGACCAATCGGCTTATGGTAAAGAGTTCTTTAAAAAGTTTTATAAGCCAGAATATGTATCTTTAGTGATTGTTGGTGATGTTGATCCGCACGCAACCATGAAGATGGTAAAAAAACATTGGGGCAATTGGCAAAAAGGCAATTATGTTGCCGATATTCCTGTAGAGCCAAAACAACAAGCGGCCAAATATATTCACGAGAAAAACGATGGCTTACCGGGCCATTGGTTATTAGTGTCGTATAAAGGCACTGCGTGGCAACCAAAACAAAAAGACCGCGCTGCACTTGATTTGATTTCTCAGCTTTATTTCTCAAATAATTCAGCACTGTATCAAGATTTAGTCGTTGATAAACAAATTGCTAGCCAAATGTTTACCTACAATGCTGAAACCAAAGATCCCGGTTTATTGCATGTATTTGTCAAAGTTGAAAAAGAGCAAGACTTAGCGGTAGTGCGTGATGCCATTAACCAAACCTATGCAAAAGCACGGACCGAGCTGGTTGATGCTGATAAACTAGCTAGCCTTAAATCAAACTTAAAGTACAGTTTTGTGGGTGGGCTTGACTCATCAGAAGCGATTGCATCAACTCTAGCGACTTACATGCACTTTGAGCGTGACCCAGAAGTGATTAACGACTTGTACGCGACCGCAGATGCTATCTCAGCGCAAGACATCAAAGACATTGCTAATAAGTACTTTGTTGATGAAGCGCGTACAACTGTGACTATGTCAGATTTAGCCAGCATCAAAGGTTTTGAACAAGAAGTGAACCTTAATGCATTAGTCGCAGAGCTTAATAATAAACCTACAGATGTGGCGTTTAATGTTCTTGATAAAAGTAATGATTCACCTTTGGTGGATGTAAACTTTTTATTCTATACCGGCGCAGCGGCTGATCCGGTTGGGAAAAAGGGCTTAGCAGCATTGACGGTGAATTTACTTGCCAATGGTGGTTCACAAAGTCGTTCATATCAGGATATCAAACAAGCCATGTATCCTATAGCTGGCAGCTTTGATGGCCAGCTTGATAAAGAAATGATCTCGTTACGTGGCCGTGTTCATAAAGATAATGCCGCAGCTTGGTATGCGTTAGTGAGCGATCAATTACTTAATCCTGGTTTTCGTGAAGATGATTTTAAGCGTCTGAAAAAAGAGCAAATTGATGGCTTAAAATCGGGCTTAAAAGCAGCAAATGATGAAGAGCTAGGTAAAGAAGTGCTTTATCATAAATTGTACCAAGGTCATGCTTATGAAAGTTACAATTATGGTGATTTATCAGATTTAGAATCGATCACCCTTGATGATGTAAAAGCGTTTTATCGCGCCGAGTTTACTCAAGCTAAGCTCAATCTTGGTATTACAGGCTCTTTACCTAGTGCCGTGAAAAGTAAAATGCTGCAAGACTTATCTCGTTTGCCAAAAGGGAATGAAAAACGCCTGAATATTGAAGATGCACCTAAGTTAGTCGGTCGCCACGCCACAATTGTTGAAAAAACTGCACAATCAACAGCTGTGTCGTTTGGCTTTCCAATTGAGACTATTCGTAGCGACAAAGATTGGGCAGCACTTTGGTTAGTCCGTTCTTACTTTGGTGAGCACAGAAGCTCAAACAGCTTTTTATATGAGCGGATCCGCCAAGTACGTGGTATGAACTATGGTGACTATTCTTATATTGAATACTTCCCTCGTGGTAGCTCACAAACGAAGCCAGATGCAAACTTAGGTCGTTCAGAGCAAATTTTCCAAGTCTGGTTACGTCCACTGCGTTCCAATAACGATGCCCATTTTGCTACCCGCACCGCGATGTTTGAGCTTGATAAATTAATCAAAGCGGGCATGAGTAAAGAAAACTTCGAAGCGACCCGTAATTTCTTAGTTAACTTTGTGCCGCAGTTAGTTGCAAGCCAAGATCGCCAACTCGGTTATGCACTCGATAGCCAGTTTTATCAAACGGATGAGTTTGTAAGTTATGTGCGTAAGCAACTTTCGAGTCTCACAGTGGATGATGTGAACCGTGTTATTCGTGACAATTTACAAACCGATAATATTCAGTTTGTATTTGTAACCGGTGATGGCAAAGACATGGCAAAACGTTTAACCACCGAGCAAGCCTCGCCACTGAAATACAATTCAGATAAACCAGCAGCGCTTATCAATGAAGATAGAATCATCGAAAGCTACCCGCTAAAATTGAATAAAAAACAGGTTGAAGTGCTCGATATTGAAAAAGTGTTTTTATAA
- a CDS encoding putative porin: MKKTLLATLLFSGATFAQNYQSISEAAYVNVEDADLYRIGTLYYFSGRNTLGPLDQFSYINTHNNVFGSFTDDESNNQYHVGGEFFKDQFAVAGQFIRHDYDSDATNVLQASLGYFFSSDFIARVHVIDVEDGDTDFSFSAQYNLDLNTTDYLGFTASTDDELDTISLATKYFKALNNGQYLTAGLNLSVGDVDSWSLDGRYYFTSKTSAFAKLDKYDNVEVGAKHFFNNNIALAASYGNNFDHSYDLYRLTLSAQF; the protein is encoded by the coding sequence ATGAAAAAAACTTTACTAGCAACGTTATTATTTTCAGGGGCGACTTTTGCCCAAAATTATCAGTCAATTTCTGAAGCCGCTTATGTCAATGTAGAAGATGCTGATTTATATCGTATCGGCACTTTGTATTATTTTTCTGGGCGTAATACCCTTGGTCCATTAGATCAATTTTCTTATATCAATACACATAACAACGTATTTGGTTCGTTTACTGATGATGAATCAAATAATCAATATCATGTTGGTGGCGAATTCTTTAAAGACCAATTTGCAGTAGCTGGTCAATTTATTCGTCATGACTATGACTCAGATGCTACTAATGTATTACAAGCTTCTTTAGGTTACTTTTTTAGCTCAGATTTTATCGCACGCGTACATGTTATTGATGTTGAAGATGGCGATACTGATTTTTCTTTCTCAGCGCAATATAATCTTGATTTAAATACTACTGATTATTTAGGTTTTACCGCTTCAACAGATGATGAACTCGATACCATCTCGTTAGCAACTAAATATTTTAAAGCTCTTAATAATGGTCAATATCTGACAGCGGGTCTTAATTTGTCGGTTGGTGATGTTGATAGCTGGAGCTTAGATGGTCGTTATTATTTTACTAGCAAAACATCTGCGTTTGCTAAACTAGATAAATACGATAATGTTGAAGTAGGTGCAAAGCACTTTTTTAATAACAACATCGCGTTAGCTGCAAGCTACGGTAATAACTTTGATCATAGCTACGATTTATATCGTTTAACGCTTTCTGCACAGTTTTAA
- a CDS encoding S41 family peptidase — MTPHTFNAMTMLTLCSLTLPAIAAVDEKAEFSYPNKTQRIAIAEYVLSTMERIDALNSEQRNLSRTLKWPAYKEKVILNAARAQNFTELNIALDNIHYGIINLHSFLQVEPAIAKHAEPILTWPSVRIGYTWPKLSFFSLDNNKTITELNGHDIHELFNDYYNQYCRHNHDNGCLSFFSKNLEYGYRFAKPATTLTITYQNGSQQHIEHSQITQSQTSETESKACKSRYPSLDLTLAYQGSQSCLYQTNKSYVLKINEFGPWGAENDDIYCLKPNSAGMCNDINAIKKITQTNFKDYLVIDMQNNGGGSENTPWIAALTHAGFYDNLITYKNILELQDPDTRASAFYSSVQAEKWYQTIIKAQLNTSEYLPIRADFCRGSALCENKQIPSSINPIAYKKMLVVINEHCVSSCDDFVWRMRSYAGATTLGQYPATDGTYARVNATVYITSSGEIKSAVYGEGRSLQFEDATPLVTFRMPLSKTVTPKGKIREGDKTVLDIALPIDKTNFTEINLSNLAHTLQRL; from the coding sequence ATGACACCACACACATTTAATGCCATGACGATGCTCACTTTATGCTCATTGACTTTACCAGCAATCGCGGCCGTTGATGAAAAAGCTGAGTTTTCATATCCAAATAAAACACAACGCATTGCGATTGCTGAGTATGTTTTATCAACCATGGAACGCATCGATGCACTCAATAGTGAGCAGCGTAATTTAAGCAGAACGCTGAAATGGCCAGCTTACAAAGAAAAAGTTATTCTTAATGCTGCCAGAGCACAAAATTTTACTGAGCTTAATATTGCCCTCGATAATATTCATTACGGCATTATAAACTTGCATAGTTTTTTGCAGGTTGAACCTGCCATTGCAAAACACGCTGAACCAATTTTAACATGGCCAAGCGTAAGAATTGGTTACACTTGGCCCAAGCTCAGCTTCTTTTCGTTAGACAACAATAAAACAATCACTGAACTTAACGGCCATGACATTCATGAGTTATTTAATGATTATTACAATCAATATTGTCGCCACAATCACGATAACGGCTGCCTATCCTTTTTTTCAAAAAATCTGGAATATGGTTATCGTTTTGCTAAGCCTGCAACCACACTAACCATTACCTACCAAAATGGCAGTCAGCAACACATCGAACACTCTCAAATTACGCAAAGCCAGACCAGTGAAACCGAATCAAAAGCGTGTAAAAGCCGATATCCCAGCCTTGACTTAACGCTTGCTTACCAAGGCAGTCAATCGTGCTTGTATCAAACAAATAAAAGTTATGTCTTAAAAATTAATGAATTTGGCCCATGGGGCGCAGAAAATGATGATATATACTGCCTAAAGCCTAATTCTGCTGGTATGTGCAACGATATCAATGCAATAAAAAAAATAACCCAAACAAACTTTAAAGATTATTTAGTTATTGATATGCAAAACAATGGCGGCGGTAGTGAAAACACGCCTTGGATTGCAGCACTTACTCACGCAGGCTTTTACGATAATTTGATCACCTATAAAAATATTCTTGAACTTCAAGACCCGGATACACGAGCATCGGCTTTTTATTCAAGTGTTCAAGCCGAAAAGTGGTATCAAACAATCATAAAAGCACAATTAAATACCTCAGAATATCTCCCTATCAGGGCTGATTTTTGCAGAGGCAGTGCGCTATGCGAAAATAAGCAGATCCCATCATCAATCAATCCGATTGCCTATAAAAAGATGCTAGTAGTAATTAATGAACACTGCGTTAGCTCGTGTGATGATTTTGTCTGGAGAATGCGCAGTTATGCGGGGGCAACCACTTTAGGTCAATATCCAGCAACGGATGGTACCTATGCAAGAGTCAATGCAACAGTCTACATCACTTCTTCAGGTGAAATAAAAAGTGCCGTTTATGGTGAGGGCCGCTCGTTGCAATTTGAAGATGCCACCCCTTTAGTGACTTTTAGAATGCCACTGTCAAAAACTGTTACCCCTAAAGGAAAAATACGAGAAGGAGATAAAACGGTCCTTGATATTGCATTGCCTATTGATAAAACAAACTTTACAGAGATTAATCTCAGCAATTTAGCTCACACACTGCAGCGCTTATAA
- a CDS encoding DMT family transporter yields the protein MFYLMVVTGLWAFSFSLIGVYLAGQVDPWFSVLMRVGLAALVFLPFLRLAKVSKALAIQLMAIGAVQLGLMYGFYYHSFLYLSVPEVLLFTVMTPIYITLINDVFERQFHLHFLVSALLAVLGAVAIRYQDIDSGFITGFVLVQGANLCFAIGQVSYKRVMLQQKQLQTAPIKQHHIFGWFFLGAFFVALVSYALFGNTAQLPKSPLQWGVLVYLGIVASGLGFFAWNKGATLVDVGTLAVMNNVLIPAGILVNLLIWNRDADLVRLAAGGAIILFSLWINHYFVSTMKVVNE from the coding sequence ATGTTTTACTTAATGGTCGTTACAGGGCTTTGGGCGTTTTCGTTTAGCTTAATTGGTGTGTATTTAGCTGGGCAGGTCGACCCGTGGTTTTCGGTATTGATGCGGGTGGGATTAGCTGCGTTGGTATTTTTACCTTTTTTGCGTTTGGCTAAGGTCAGTAAAGCACTTGCGATACAGCTTATGGCTATTGGTGCGGTGCAGTTGGGCTTAATGTATGGTTTTTATTACCACTCATTTTTGTACCTAAGTGTGCCCGAAGTGTTGTTATTTACCGTAATGACGCCGATTTATATAACATTAATTAATGATGTATTTGAGCGTCAATTTCATCTACATTTTTTAGTATCTGCATTATTGGCTGTCCTTGGCGCTGTGGCGATTCGTTATCAAGATATCGACAGTGGTTTTATCACTGGTTTTGTATTAGTACAAGGCGCTAACCTGTGTTTTGCGATTGGTCAGGTGAGTTATAAACGGGTAATGTTGCAACAAAAGCAGCTACAAACTGCGCCAATAAAACAGCATCATATTTTTGGTTGGTTTTTTCTCGGTGCTTTTTTTGTAGCCCTTGTCAGCTATGCGTTATTTGGCAATACCGCACAGTTGCCTAAAAGTCCGCTGCAATGGGGAGTTTTGGTTTATTTAGGTATTGTCGCTTCCGGGCTTGGTTTTTTTGCGTGGAATAAAGGAGCAACACTCGTTGATGTGGGCACATTGGCGGTGATGAATAATGTACTGATCCCCGCTGGGATTTTAGTCAATTTATTGATCTGGAATCGCGATGCTGATTTAGTGCGTTTGGCTGCTGGTGGCGCGATTATTTTATTCAGTTTATGGATTAACCACTACTTTGTATCCACAATGAAAGTTGTGAATGAATGA
- a CDS encoding serine/threonine-protein kinase — MISALTLFIKEKGYAIEKPIGKGGMGEVYLGQDTRLKRPVAIKICSLRSHPHSTEEAKNLAALNHPNIVQVYDVLEHLDHTIIIMEYVSGETLKSYLKNQHPDERCKLDILIGITQALCHAHSRGVFHCDLKSSNVVISYQNEVKLLDFGISVNLASSQQSSVNYCSHLTVSPEHQSDQPLDHQTDLFCLGLLAYDLFFNRHPYVSKQSTLTGDFFNQPKLDAHSLLPLLPDALATLLNQLVEVKKQQRPAQCEIVLEQLQMIAQDFDMADDSTQAMTQAMLPVQKKPKNRILLAAFTTVILTAIGLFFNFSAQDKKETVLLLPTLALNPVEANFALTIDDSLSQFLIQNSHYKLLPEADARLIAALSDKSQQEQLAIAGNELGATEIIMPTIRCDKIFCQVKLKSYRGPNWYVHSEKSGQLNVENFTSLYTFSQTLLEQITVNNDVQNKLSSGDEQNYQQYLSIKQAFLNGEIKSDSDDKALTQLATLLSQNNKIYSAYSLYREIALNTYHIDGNPLLLTQLEALLAASPSHYKQSESYLIDLYSLYLAQQDWEKARAIIEQFKLKDLSQYYSLLGKWHYSQNQFSEAKLYYLQSLELKPTLTLRKSLAYLYYLDNDLEQALTETNKVVNVLPDDLFANQLLADIYVGQGDYKKSIQYYLSFIETSQTPIDYSNLSLALWLDQQPEKALYYAQKALELAPDNNGIKLNYADLLSVNHQIEQAHIYYLQIINKAITQPSARELLEKAQAHSQVGDHMSALKMLNSVVVNNEDKDFYFYTATVVNTNAKQFESALVNFEESLQQGYPIEWFHFPWYQPLCEFNTFNSKASEFCK, encoded by the coding sequence GTGATTTCTGCCCTGACACTTTTTATTAAAGAAAAAGGCTATGCCATCGAAAAGCCAATTGGTAAAGGTGGTATGGGTGAAGTCTATTTAGGTCAAGATACACGCCTTAAACGCCCTGTTGCGATAAAAATTTGTTCCTTACGCTCACATCCACACAGCACAGAAGAAGCGAAAAACTTAGCGGCGCTTAATCACCCCAATATAGTACAAGTTTATGATGTACTTGAGCATCTTGATCACACCATTATTATTATGGAATATGTTTCTGGCGAAACATTAAAGTCTTATTTAAAAAATCAACACCCTGATGAAAGATGTAAACTCGATATTCTAATCGGCATTACCCAAGCCCTATGCCATGCACATAGCCGAGGTGTCTTTCACTGTGATTTAAAAAGCAGTAACGTAGTCATTAGCTATCAAAACGAAGTCAAACTGCTCGATTTTGGCATTAGCGTAAACCTTGCAAGCTCGCAGCAATCTAGCGTAAATTATTGCTCTCACTTAACGGTATCCCCCGAGCATCAATCAGACCAACCGCTTGATCACCAAACTGATTTATTTTGTTTAGGGTTACTTGCCTACGACCTATTTTTTAATCGTCATCCTTATGTCAGCAAACAAAGTACATTAACTGGTGACTTTTTTAATCAACCTAAGTTAGACGCGCATAGCCTATTGCCGCTACTTCCAGATGCACTTGCAACCTTGCTTAATCAATTAGTTGAGGTAAAAAAACAACAGCGCCCAGCACAGTGCGAAATTGTACTTGAACAATTGCAAATGATAGCGCAAGACTTTGATATGGCCGACGATAGTACCCAAGCCATGACACAAGCCATGCTACCGGTGCAAAAAAAGCCTAAAAATCGCATACTGCTAGCAGCTTTTACTACTGTGATACTGACAGCGATAGGCCTATTTTTTAATTTTTCAGCTCAAGATAAAAAAGAAACGGTGCTATTACTACCAACACTGGCATTAAATCCTGTCGAGGCTAACTTTGCCCTTACAATCGATGATTCTTTAAGCCAATTTCTTATCCAAAATAGTCATTACAAATTATTACCCGAAGCAGACGCACGCTTAATTGCGGCACTGAGCGATAAAAGCCAACAGGAGCAACTTGCTATTGCTGGTAACGAATTGGGGGCTACCGAAATCATTATGCCAACCATTCGCTGCGACAAAATATTTTGCCAAGTAAAATTAAAATCCTACCGCGGCCCCAATTGGTATGTACATAGTGAAAAATCAGGCCAACTCAATGTCGAAAACTTCACCAGTTTATATACCTTTAGCCAAACCTTGCTTGAGCAAATAACCGTTAATAATGATGTGCAAAATAAACTCAGCAGTGGTGATGAGCAAAATTATCAGCAATATTTAAGCATTAAACAGGCTTTTTTAAATGGTGAAATAAAAAGCGATAGCGACGATAAAGCGTTAACACAGCTCGCAACTCTACTGAGCCAAAACAATAAAATTTATAGCGCCTATAGTTTATATCGCGAAATCGCCCTTAATACTTATCACATTGATGGCAACCCCCTGCTCTTGACTCAACTTGAGGCTTTATTAGCCGCTTCACCTAGTCATTATAAGCAAAGTGAATCATACTTAATTGATTTATATAGCTTATATTTGGCACAACAAGATTGGGAAAAGGCTAGAGCAATTATTGAGCAATTTAAACTTAAAGACCTCAGTCAGTATTACAGCTTATTAGGTAAATGGCATTATTCGCAAAATCAATTTAGCGAAGCAAAACTTTACTACCTACAATCTCTTGAGCTAAAACCTACTTTAACGCTTAGGAAGTCGCTAGCTTATCTGTATTACCTCGATAACGATTTAGAGCAGGCGTTAACCGAGACCAATAAAGTCGTGAATGTATTACCTGATGATTTATTTGCCAATCAATTACTGGCAGATATTTATGTCGGACAAGGTGATTATAAAAAAAGCATTCAATATTACTTATCTTTTATTGAAACCTCACAAACGCCTATCGATTACAGTAATTTAAGTTTAGCTTTGTGGCTTGATCAACAGCCCGAGAAAGCCCTTTATTACGCGCAAAAAGCACTTGAGTTGGCCCCTGATAATAACGGTATAAAACTAAATTATGCCGATTTACTAAGCGTTAATCATCAGATCGAACAAGCTCATATTTATTACTTACAAATAATAAATAAAGCCATTACACAGCCTAGTGCTCGAGAATTATTAGAAAAAGCGCAAGCTCACAGTCAGGTTGGTGATCATATGAGCGCGCTTAAAATGCTGAACTCTGTTGTTGTGAATAATGAAGATAAAGATTTTTATTTCTACACTGCCACTGTTGTAAATACCAATGCCAAACAATTTGAATCAGCCTTAGTGAACTTTGAAGAGTCCTTACAACAAGGCTACCCTATCGAGTGGTTCCATTTCCCTTGGTATCAACCGCTATGTGAATTCAATACTTTTAACAGCAAAGCAAGCGAATTCTGTAAATAA
- a CDS encoding MFS transporter, with the protein MNRYVLILAFCQGLIVTGNIMLVAITALIGQKISPSVSWITLPVATQCFGLLLATIPASLLMAKTGRRIGFTIGNSIGILGALLGWYALELSHFVLFCFATGLIGVGIGFATLYRFAAIEACPEKPSQAISMIMASGVIAAVIGPNLAIWIDHYFTSINYSATFLALAALYCLAIILLQFVRFQSVTLTTTAAPARKLSQIIKQSQFIIAVFVAMVSYTLMNLLMTATPLAMHRHGFDLAQSALVIEWHVLGMFLPSFFTGKLIEKIGQLNTMVFGTLLMVACVTINLLGISHIHFLAALFLLGVGWNFMFISATQMVTQSYQPAEKAKSQATNEFLVFSMVTISALGAGWLEAKIGWRSLNLASLAPLLITLILLLIRQFQIHKLQNRETSH; encoded by the coding sequence GTGAACAGATACGTGCTTATCCTCGCTTTTTGCCAAGGCCTTATTGTGACTGGCAACATTATGCTAGTTGCGATTACGGCTTTAATTGGTCAAAAAATTAGCCCCTCAGTCAGTTGGATTACATTACCTGTTGCGACGCAATGTTTTGGTTTATTACTGGCGACCATTCCAGCATCATTATTAATGGCCAAAACGGGGCGCAGAATAGGCTTTACCATAGGTAATAGCATTGGCATTCTTGGGGCGTTATTAGGTTGGTATGCACTCGAACTTAGCCATTTTGTCCTCTTTTGTTTCGCAACTGGTTTGATTGGGGTTGGAATAGGATTTGCGACCTTATACCGTTTTGCTGCAATAGAAGCTTGCCCAGAAAAACCAAGCCAAGCAATTTCGATGATCATGGCAAGTGGCGTTATTGCCGCTGTAATTGGGCCTAACCTTGCGATTTGGATTGATCACTACTTTACATCCATCAACTACAGCGCCACTTTTTTAGCCTTAGCAGCCTTGTATTGTTTAGCCATTATTTTACTGCAATTTGTACGCTTTCAAAGCGTCACATTAACAACCACCGCAGCTCCCGCTCGCAAACTAAGCCAAATAATCAAACAAAGTCAGTTTATCATTGCTGTATTTGTTGCCATGGTATCGTACACATTAATGAATTTATTAATGACCGCAACACCACTTGCAATGCATCGTCATGGTTTTGATTTAGCACAATCGGCCCTTGTAATTGAATGGCATGTGCTTGGTATGTTTTTGCCTTCATTTTTTACTGGAAAATTAATTGAGAAAATCGGCCAACTTAATACCATGGTTTTTGGCACCTTACTCATGGTGGCTTGCGTTACAATTAATTTGCTCGGCATCAGTCATATTCACTTTTTAGCCGCCTTATTTTTACTTGGCGTGGGGTGGAATTTTATGTTTATCAGCGCCACCCAAATGGTCACGCAAAGCTATCAACCTGCTGAAAAAGCCAAAAGCCAAGCGACTAACGAATTTTTGGTCTTTAGCATGGTGACTATTTCAGCACTAGGAGCTGGCTGGTTAGAAGCTAAAATTGGTTGGCGCTCGTTAAATTTGGCTAGCTTGGCACCACTTTTAATTACATTAATACTCCTACTGATAAGACAGTTTCAAATACATAAATTGCAAAATAGAGAAACCAGCCATTAA
- the cysE gene encoding serine O-acetyltransferase, which translates to MRHQIWQQLKVEATELVKKEPLLASHVYSCILNHECLGSALSFIVANKLSDAVVSPFTFRELFDQAFVDCDRMLTHVSHDIKAVKDRDPAADSYLSILLNLKGFQAIQVHRLAHCLWRQDRKELARFIQSRNSEVFGVDIHPACKIGHGIMFDHATGIVIGETAVIEDNVSILQGVTLGGTGNEQGDRHPKIREGVMIGAGAKVLGNIEVGQGARIGAGSVVLSAVAPHTTVVGVPAKVVGRPCNRPAETMDQNVLEQSDDSLTSALL; encoded by the coding sequence ATGCGACATCAAATTTGGCAGCAACTAAAAGTAGAAGCGACTGAGCTAGTAAAAAAAGAACCTTTACTCGCAAGTCACGTTTATTCATGTATTTTGAATCATGAATGTTTAGGATCTGCGCTTAGTTTTATTGTCGCTAATAAGCTCTCGGATGCGGTGGTTTCACCTTTTACTTTTCGTGAATTATTTGATCAGGCTTTTGTTGATTGTGACCGCATGCTTACCCATGTTTCACACGATATTAAAGCAGTAAAAGACCGCGATCCTGCTGCTGATAGTTACTTAAGTATTTTGTTAAATTTAAAGGGCTTTCAAGCAATCCAAGTTCACCGACTTGCTCATTGTTTATGGCGCCAAGACCGTAAAGAGCTTGCTCGTTTTATCCAATCACGTAATTCAGAAGTGTTTGGTGTTGACATTCATCCAGCCTGTAAAATCGGCCATGGCATTATGTTTGACCATGCAACAGGCATTGTTATTGGTGAAACAGCAGTGATTGAAGATAATGTATCGATTCTACAAGGTGTAACCTTAGGTGGTACAGGCAATGAGCAAGGTGATCGTCATCCTAAAATTCGCGAAGGCGTGATGATAGGTGCTGGCGCCAAGGTTTTAGGTAATATAGAAGTTGGCCAAGGCGCTCGAATAGGTGCGGGCTCTGTTGTTTTAAGCGCTGTTGCACCCCATACCACGGTTGTAGGTGTGCCTGCAAAAGTTGTGGGCAGGCCCTGTAATCGTCCAGCTGAAACCATGGATCAAAATGTACTTGAGCAATCCGATGACTCTTTGACCAGCGCACTGCTTTAA